In the genome of Phragmites australis chromosome 9, lpPhrAust1.1, whole genome shotgun sequence, the window TTCATCATACCCTACTCAAAGTTTATGAAGAGCTTGAGCCAACCATTTTCTGTGGGGTTGAGGTTCAAAATGAGATATGAAAGTGAAGACGCTACGGAAAGAAGGTTTGTATGCTGTAATAGTTCCACTGATCTTTTATGAACTGAATGTTGAATTTTTGACACATGAGATTATTCTACAGATACACAGGGATAATAGCAGGAATCGGCGATGCTGACCCTATATGGCGTGCTTCAAAGTGGAAATGTTTGCTGGtacattttcttttctcattttTCACATGATGTATGGCTTCCTGCATCAGCTTTGGTTTCCAGTTTAGTTTTTTAGGTGGTAATATCTCAGCTATAACCTAAATTATCGAGCACAATAGGTATTTGTGTATTGTAGTTTTCTCGGCGTTCTTTCACCAATTAACATGTTTTTTACTAGTAGAAACTAAGAAGCAAACATGCACCCGTGATACCAACTTTTGTTTAAACAAGTAAAACAACTAATATCGAGGATCACATGCAACCTGCTATGGGAAATGTGCACTTCGTGGAGCTCTCTCTGTTTCCTGTAGAACATCATTGGAGATAGattaaaaatacattatttgttcattttcatttttctcctGAGCTCATAATTTGCCATGcacaaattttcaaaaaaaaattcagaggcATGCTGTGTGCCAGCCAGGTTTCCTTTATCGGGGAAGCTATAAGTGAACAATCTTGTTTTATTTTGGCGTGTTACCTTCCATAATTACTTTGGCATGTTAACTGTGCTTTGACTTCAACTCCCTTTTGTGGGGCAGAAAATTTGTTCTCTTGACTTTACTACATTTCTCTAAGGTGCTTCTGAATTGGTGGAAATCTACCCCTTCATGACCTTACATCTTTTATTCACTGATGGCCATCTTGGCAGGTGAGATGGGATGATGATGTAGATTTCCGCCGACCAAACAGGGTTTCTCCTTGGGAGATTGAACCGACCAGTTCAGTTTCAGGATCCCATCTGTCTACACCAAATTCGAAGCGACTAAAACCATGTCTTCCCCATGTTAATCCAGACTACCTAGTTCCACGTATGTTTGTTCTTCTCGAACAGAACTGTTTACTAAATATACCTATTTGCTCATTTTCCCCAATGGATTTATTTTTCCTTCTGGTAGATGGAAGTGGTTGCCCTGATTTTGCGGAATCTGCCCAATTCCACAAGGTCTTGCAAGGTCAAGAATTATTGGGTTATAGAACTCACGATAGTGCTGCTGTTGCTACTTCTCAGCCATGTGAAGCAAGGAATATGCAGTACACTGATGAGCGAAGTTGCTCCAATGATGTGAGTAACAATATCCCTGGGGTTCCAAGACTAGGTGTTAGAACACCACTAGGAAACCCTGGGTTTTCCTACCATTGCTCTGGCTTTGGGGAATCTCAAAGATTCCAAAAGGTCTTGCAAGGTCAAGAAGTGTTTCGGCCGTACCAGGGAACTCTAGTTGATAGGTGTATGAGAAATGGTGGCTTTCATCAACAAGATGGTCCTCGTGCACCTAGTGTGGCAGATAAATGGCATGCACAACTCCATGGATGTGATTTTCGTGGGCCACTAGCACCAGTGCTTCCATCTCAATCCTCATCTCCATCTGTCCTAATGTTCCAACGAGGTAATTCAAAGATGTCCCAATTTGAATTTGGGCATGGCCACTTGGATAAGAATGAGGATGATAGACGTGCTATGATTGGCCATGCTGAAGGTACTGGAAGAACAAAGCAAATGTTGATGCGCTGGCCTCATCATGCATCTGGTGAAGTGGTAGATGGACACGTTACTGTTGAAAAATTGCACTCTACTGTTGGTGTTGGAAAGGATGGACCAGATAACAGGGAAGTTCGTACAAATAGTTGCAAGATATTCGGCATATCTTTGACTGAAAAGATTCcagcaagaaaagaaaaggattgtGGTGATGCCAATTATCCATCTCCATTCCAGTCTTTGACGCAACAAGTGCCGAAATGCCTGGGCAATAGCTGTGCCACTGTAAGCGTTCTATGATCTGTAACTTTGATGTCATACTAGAGTAAACTGCTTTCTAACTCAAAGAATCCTGCAGGTTCATGAGCAAAGGCCTGTTGTTGGCAGGGTGATTGATGTTTCAACAATGGACATGATGATCTGATCTGTTAGCTTCATATGTTACTATTTCCAAATTATCCTGGAGGTGAAGAAATGCTAGGCCTGCTACCgtcttcatgttggtgatacTTACAGCATCTAAGCATACGAGCTGATCTTTTCTTGTGGGTGTGTGCTCATTATAGCTTAAATATTTTTTGCAGCACTTCTCTATTGTGTAATATGGGTACTCTCAGGTTGATGATTGGGTCCAATGAAGATGGATGAATCAAGGGCGCTGATCAAACTTATATCTTAGTCTTGGAGCTCTTAGCATGACGTGTCTAAGTGCTTCTTGTTATCAGCATTTGCCGCTGCTGTGACTTGACTCTATGCTTATATGCTGTATGCTTTGACAAACCCATTTATAGAGGGTTTTGTTTGTATTATCACCGTTCTAGACTTTCAAGTATTATGAAAACATAATTTGCTTGGTGCTGCTTTGCGCCTCTGCCTCCTTATCTCACCTCACCTATTCTTATGTTAGCCGGTTGATCAGAATCCTGTTTATGTACTGTGACGGTATCAGCATTGATCTGAGAGGTTACTTCTGTTGTCTGTTCTATTGTTGTAGCCTTCTTATTTGGAGTATGCTACTTGTCGAGTGTTGATGATAATGATTTGGAAGTATATCGGTCGAGTGACGTGTGAATAATGTTTGTGAGGTATATATGTTTGTGTGTGATGAATTTAAGTACATATGTGTTTGTTATCAGTTTATGAGTTAGTTATATGAGTTTTCACGACTTTTCGTTCTCCTTCCTTCTACAAGCTGGgactttctttttttatatattagaaAGAATAACTTACAAGTAGGTCTTATTTAGTAGATTAATGTTTGGTTGGATATTCTACTTTTAGATTATTATTATAGAGAATTTAGTGATTCTAACTTACTTTGAGAGCTTTGCGTGTTCGTCCTATTTGTGGAACACCTCTTTTTTGGACTCTGTAGTCTTTAAGGTCACGGTGTGAGACTCTACAGCCCGGTGCAGCGTCGTACGACATATAGGATGTCATCGGTCATTCGGCAGAAGCAAGTGGGCGAGAACGGCGCGTTGAGGCAAGTGGATGAGGATGGCGCACAGAGCCAAGTAGATGAGGACGATGCGCAGAGGCAAATGGACGAGGATGGTGCGCAGAGACAAGCAAacggggacggtgcagaagTGCACCGTTCCGTTCCATCACATTAAATGCAGCAGGATAAGGTTCTACAGGCTCGGCAAAGATGGCGCGCGGCTGCACGACGTACAATACTGTCAGAGCAAGGTTACGTACCCGATACTCTGTAATGATGATCTGAgatagatattaggatgagtagaGGTCATCTGTATAAAATCGACATGTTACTTCTCTCTGTTCCCtagtatataaagggatgaagatCCCGTTGTAAAGACATGTCAGATCAGTTCTGGCAATTCTCTAGAACACcactgtaaccaagtgagatctactataacacacaaaagaaccaggacgtagggttgttatcctccgagAGATCTGAACATGTATAACCGCCAATGTCGCAGAATCCTTCGTTTGCATGGATAGATACATTCTCTCCCTCAAACGCCATTCACACACCCACCAACACACTTCAGAATCACTGTCAGGAATTTAACCTCGACAAGACTTATCTCCAAACCGACATAATTTTCTAagccaaggagaagaagaaaagccTATGGGCTAGACTGGTTGGCAagactcaattttttttttataattttttaaaataaaaattgtaaatatatatgtctattttgtaaaattataaatttagaCTCATAACACATGTTGAAAGAGTGttagatttaaaaataaaaaaatatggtgtTCCAAtgcttttaaaatttaaaacattgtcaaaataatcataaaaattctaaaaaatctatgGTCTAGATAATAATATCATCTAACTTTCAAAAAATCAGATCAAACATAAtttctacaataaaaaataaaaaagacaatttTCATGGCCGAtggttcgagaaaaaaaaaagtaggttCAAGCCTATGAGCTGGATGGGCTTGTGCTAGAAAATGCGAGCTAGGCCCGGCCCTAAATCCAGGCAGGTCCATAGGAGGGTAGCTAAGCCCGGCCCAAACGCAAGCTCAAAACCTCGTTTAATTTGTGATTTGCGTGAGGACAAAGAGACAAGAGGGTTTGGTGACGCAGAGCGCCGCGTAGCACATTCTGGAGCTGACGGAGGGAGAGGTGAGAGGGACAGCATGACAGCATGCGGTTGGCTGCCAAGCAGGTCCCGTTGAGCCGTCGATTTCCCTCTGGATTATGGCCTGTTCCCAGCCTGAAGCTTGTGCCAGGCAGCTGCAGAGCTGGAAACCTCAAGTGCTCACCTGTCGCACACTTAGAATCTCGCGAGGGTCTCACACGCACATGCTACAGGCTACATGAGATCTCCGGAGGCGAAGACGAAGATCGACCACGCGGAGACGGTAATCAAATTCTGTATTACGGCTGCGCGATGGCAAGAGTGCGTGGCTAGCTCGATGCCACGtatatatattagatatacgTGATATGAGTGATTTGTGTACGTTCTAATATACTCATCTTTAAAAAACTCTCGTTAGAGGCAGACTCAAGGGAGAGAGACTCGAGGCCCTTACCAGCGTGCCGATCAAAGAGCCCCTCGaaaaaattttataagacccAGTTAAGAAAGATTTTTGTGAGATTCGATCTATATCATATTTGTTTTATCTAATAGCTACACATgtagaagagagagaagagataaCACATGTAACGCTGAGAATGAGGATATTTCTTAAGACGGACCTTATAAATTTTCTTCCCTCCTCTCCGGCTGCGGAGCCCCACCGGATCCTAGAGCCCTTCTTATTTTTTGGCACTACGACAGAACAGGTACTGCATTTCCTTAGCTGGTTCCGCTCTTTGTCTTTCGTGCAAAGAGACAAAGAAAAacagagagaaggagaaaaggaacagaaaaaagaagaggaagaaaaagacgGAGGAGTCCGTTCTACCTGCTGCACATGACTCTCGTGTAACACAAGAAACAATTTACTGAAACTTGTGACTTACATATACACCGTGTCTAGTTTAGACAAGTCATGGGTCTTCAGTTTAGATCAAGCCGTGCTGCGTGGCATGCATGGTGGGTCTGCACTACTGTATTCCCGTGTGGTGTGCACCCGAAGCCGAAGAGATTGTGCTGGTCGATCGGCGCGCAATGGATAGGAGGTCGATTCCGAGTCGCTGCCATGTCGCCGTCGCCAATATCTCTTCTTCCTTCATCATCAGCTGGATGCCTTTCGTACGCAGACCAATATCATGCTGCTGCTCGTACTTCACTGCTTACCTTGCCTGCCGCCGCACATCCAACAACCGGACAAATCTGGGAAATGCAACTTCACATGGAACTATGCATGCATTGCTTATCTAGTCATCTATAAGTCTATATAATACAATCACATCTATTAATTCTCTCATCAAAcctataattttttaacttaTCTCTTCAATACAAAATCTTAACATAAATAAACGATTCTGATAAATCATACGTACGCAAGGGTTAGTGGAAATTTCCCTTCCAAACAAACCCACACCAACTTGATATAAAACAGAAGTTGGTAAATTAGCGACCACATTTGGCTCGATCAGCGTCCCACTCCCATGGCCACAGTTCACAAGTTTCGACTGCAGTCGGCACCAAATCCTCGGTAAAATTTCACCCTATATAATTCAGGAAAGAAATTGTATATGGTGTGAGTTGGGCAGGAAGAAGCTCGTCTGCTAGCTACATGCGGAATGAACTCTTCAGCCAGCAAACTGATTTCAGTTTGCGTATTGTCTCGCACGTCGATCGGAGCGTTGCTCAGGCACTGTCAATGGAGCAATAATTTGAAATTGACTGGCAGCTTGCAGTAGAACACTAGAACTACAACTACACGAACTGTCGGTGAGATTCGTCTATGCCAATGCATTATTGCCAATTTATTTAACATGCATACAGGACAATACCCTGATTATATAGTATTCTTTCTATATGATATTCTTCGATCGTTCCTGGTGCTGATGGTTGAGCAATTGAGCATTATCAACAATTATATAGTAGGAGTATCATTTCTAGCCTAATTGGCAAGCATCACTTTCTAATATACAATACCCTGCCGACAAAACTGTACTGATCAGCATGTACGCGTGCATATTCAAAACGCTCTTGTACCCTAGTTGATACACGGTAAGGAAAAAAATTGAGATATTTGAAGCTCCCTTGCAGATAAAACATCACCCTCTCTCAAGCTGTCTGCCTGGCTTGCCGCCACATGCAGCAGCCAGGGAGTAGGTACTTACATCTTACATGCACATTCATACGCGACAGGTACATCGATGGCAATGCAAAATACATATGTGTTGCAAACTGCCAAATCTGCAATGCTGGGTAAGCTTCTGATATTTGAGAGAATTTTTCCCTGTTTCCTCTGGCGACTGAAATCTTCTCACGAAATTTGATTGAGATCATTGCGTTCCAAACAGTATATTGATAGTAAGTAGATGCCATGTTCATTACTACTAGCTTCTTCAGTTCAAGCCCGGGTAGTTCGCAGCTCATCGTGGCGCACGTAAAAGAATAGGTTGCCGTGACACTTTCTTTTTTGCGGGGAAGGTTGCCGTGACGCTTGACTTGCCACGCTCGCAGATCAGTCGCAAAGGCCTCCCCGGCCATGTCCAACTCAATGTATCGCACACGAACACTCGACCCGCACCGCTCACACCGTCACTCATCTCGCCTCGCAATGTGTTGTACGCATGCCGTCTATCAGAACTGTTTATTTGTGTTAAAGTTTATATTAGAAtgatagataaaaaattataagatagaTTAAAGTATTAATGGATAGATGAGTATAAAAATGATTAAGATAGACTGAGTGTGAGTTGTATTTCTCCACCGCTGCTATTAAACACAGCATCAGAtgcgcgcctcctcctcgccaacGCACGCACCAACCAAGTGAACCTGCTGCCACCATGGCCGCCACCTCCCGCCTCGCCATCCTGGTCGCGCTCCTCGCCGCGTCGTCGGTGCTGGCCGCGGCGCAGAAGGCCAAGGCGAAGCCGGCGGCCGGCCCCGCCGCCGATGCGGCGGACGGCAGCCCACCGACCGACGTGACGAAGGTGCTGGGGAAGTCCGGCCAGTACACCAAGTTCCTCCAGCTGCTCCACGACACCCGCGTGGACGATCAGATCAAGGCGCAGCTGACGGACAGCTACAACGGGCTGACCATCTTCGCGCCCACCGACGCCGCCTTCGCGTCGCTCAAGTCCGGCACGCTCAACGACCTGTCGTCGCAGGACCAGATCCAGCTCGTCCTCTACTGCGTGCTCCCCAGATTCTACAGCCTCTCCATGCTCGGCACCCTCAACGGCAAGGTGAACACGCAGGGGTCCGGCCACACGGGGCCATACAAGTACAGCATCAAGCGCGCGGGCAACAACGTCAACGTCTCCACCGGCGTCAACTCGATGCTCCTCGGCAGCCCCGTCAGCAAGGACTTCCCGCTCGCCGTCTATCCCGTCGACAAGGTGCCGCTCCCCTACGAGCTCTTCGGCCCCAAGCCGCCCACCCCGGCTCCGGCCCCGGCGC includes:
- the LOC133929414 gene encoding fasciclin-like arabinogalactan protein 12 translates to MAATSRLAILVALLAASSVLAAAQKAKAKPAAGPAADAADGSPPTDVTKVLGKSGQYTKFLQLLHDTRVDDQIKAQLTDSYNGLTIFAPTDAAFASLKSGTLNDLSSQDQIQLVLYCVLPRFYSLSMLGTLNGKVNTQGSGHTGPYKYSIKRAGNNVNVSTGVNSMLLGSPVSKDFPLAVYPVDKVPLPYELFGPKPPTPAPAPAPAPTKSKTKKHKKSTGIAEPPTADDATADDEKSAAAPGAALARWVAALGVLGGAVLGGLL
- the LOC133929413 gene encoding auxin response factor 15-like, producing MTGIDLNDTVEEDEEETEEMVANNSCSQQSRTSSAATGTSPPTPAQPRPSAVCLELWHACAGPVAPLPRKGSVVVYLPQGHLEHLGDAAADGGGAPAPAAVPPHVFCRVVDVTLHADAATDEVYAQLALLAENEEIARRLRGGSEDGSCGGDAEDGDTVKQRFARKPHMFCKTLTASDTSTHGGFSVPRRAAEDCFPPLDYSQQRPSQELVAKDLHGTEWRFRHIYRGQPRRHLLTTGWSAFVNKKKLVSGDAVLFLRGDDGELRLGVRRTAQLKNGSAFPALYNQCSNLGTLANVAHAVATKSMFHIYYNPRLSQSEFIIPYSKFMKSLSQPFSVGLRFKMRYESEDATERRYTGIIAGIGDADPIWRASKWKCLLVRWDDDVDFRRPNRVSPWEIEPTSSVSGSHLSTPNSKRLKPCLPHVNPDYLVPHGSGCPDFAESAQFHKVLQGQELLGYRTHDSAAVATSQPCEARNMQYTDERSCSNDVSNNIPGVPRLGVRTPLGNPGFSYHCSGFGESQRFQKVLQGQEVFRPYQGTLVDRCMRNGGFHQQDGPRAPSVADKWHAQLHGCDFRGPLAPVLPSQSSSPSVLMFQRGNSKMSQFEFGHGHLDKNEDDRRAMIGHAEGTGRTKQMLMRWPHHASGEVVDGHVTVEKLHSTVGVGKDGPDNREVRTNSCKIFGISLTEKIPARKEKDCGDANYPSPFQSLTQQVPKCLGNSCATVHEQRPVVGRVIDVSTMDMMI